The Streptomyces laurentii region GGAGAGCGGGGCGCCGGCGGCGAGGACCTTGAAGAGGAACGGAAGGCGCGGGCCGAACCGGGCGACGGTGGCACGGCCGAGTTCGCTGACGGGGTCCTCGGCGACGAGCTCGTCGAGCGGACCGCGGCCGGTGCGGGACGGGGCGCCGGGGTGGGCACCCATCCACATCTCGGCCTGGGGCGTGCCGCTGGGGGCGACGCCGAGCAGTTCCGGGATGGCCGTCGTGGAGCCCCAGGCGTAGGGGCGGACGGTGTTGACGAGGCGGTCCATGGGGCTTCCAGCTCTTCTCAGTGCGGTGGTGCCGGTGGGTGCCGGGCGCCTGGTGCCGGGGGCCCGGTGGCGGGTCCGGCGCGCGCGGAGGAAAGGGGTCGGCAAGGTGTCGGGGCGTACGAAGGGACGCCGGGTGGGGTGGGCGGGTTGTCGCCGGGAGGGGTGGCGTGGGTCCCTCCCGTACGCGCGGGTGCCGGATCCGGGTCTCGGTCCGAGCCGCGTTTCCGAATCCGAATCCGAACCCGAGTCCGAATCGGGATCGGAATCGGAATCGGGATCGGGATCGGGATCGGGATCGGGATCGGGATCGGGATCGGGATCGGATCGGGATCGGGATCGGGTTCCGGCGTTACCCGGCGGCGGTGGTGAGGCCGGCCGACGCGAGCGAGAGGTACACGGCGGCGAAGTCGGTGACGGCGACCAGCTCGGCGAGGTTCTCCAAGGCGCTGCCCTCCTCCGGTTCGAGCTCGCTGACGGCCACCTCGTGGCCGAGCGCGAGTTCGCGGGCCGCGGGCGCCGCGCTCAGCGCGTTGCCCTCGGCTGGCCGGTCCCGGAGCAGGACCACCCGGGCGCGCAGCGCCTGGGGTTCCTCGACGCGGTCGCGGAAGAAGTCGTCGGGGTCGGCGCCCGCCGCGTAGTCGCCCGCCAGCAGCATGCCGTGGGCGGGCAGCGCCTCCGGCAGTTCGGCGGCGAGCGCGGGCAGTCCGGACAGTTCGGCGAGGACGGCGGCGAACCGGCGGCCGACCGGCCCGGCGGCCTCGCCCTCGGTCCACACGAGCGGCAGCGTGTCGGCCAGCTCGGCGGCGAGGGTCTTGGCCGGGTTGCTGTACGTGGCGATCGCCGGGCCGCAGCGTTCCGCCGTACGGTCCAGCCGGTCCGCGACCCGCTCCAGCACCTCCGGCGGCGCCTCCACCAGACCGACCCGGTCGAGCAGCGCGAGCAGCGGCGTGAACAGCGCCCACAGCGCGCCGGGGCCGGCGGCCGGGGTCTCCACGGAGTC contains the following coding sequences:
- a CDS encoding SIS regulatory protein (SIS regulatory protein [Streptomyces sp. C];~The members ofthis protein family contain the SIS (Sugar ISomerase) domain and have both the phosphoglucose isomerase (PGI) and the phosphomannose isomerase (PMI) functions. These functions catalyzethe reversible reactions of glucose 6-phosphate to...; cd05637;~dimer interface [polypeptide binding];~identified by MetaGeneAnnotator; putative), whose amino-acid sequence is MLDETLLDAPEALALADRRDLLRGAAEAGARVRTAARHAAEAGIAELRPEGRPRTVLVAGPGTVAAGVADLVGALAGAAAPVTRLQPTGVAPAAGALRWALPGWAGSMDLLLVPTTDGAEPGLVLLVEQASRRSLTVVAVAPAASPLADSVNGSRGLFVPLAMAPHETAEDSVETPAAGPGALWALFTPLLALLDRVGLVEAPPEVLERVADRLDRTAERCGPAIATYSNPAKTLAAELADTLPLVWTEGEAAGPVGRRFAAVLAELSGLPALAAELPEALPAHGMLLAGDYAAGADPDDFFRDRVEEPQALRARVVLLRDRPAEGNALSAAPAARELALGHEVAVSELEPEEGSALENLAELVAVTDFAAVYLSLASAGLTTAAG